One window from the genome of Dolosigranulum savutiense encodes:
- a CDS encoding glycoside hydrolase family 98 domain-containing protein, with protein MKKLMVALIIFWGFVGITSQVYAEELDESDLYKTYLSDIDWEEATHGDDQRYNKEVQKNHPFTRGNEDEVPPPITLEMENGEVEKFEKGIGTVASNPSTITYDVEEVQVEKFKSYIGIDASVKRPAKEGYGEVEKVEIEADEKVIYTTLDEYPEGITTNTPAIKVDVKIPENTKRISLKAYSGKQTWADEIVYAGAYFLSKSQFKDKKDNSAEELPEKRRKISNENPLLMMPLYAHGPEYEKGNYKFWGDDTLVGKWESISDDIKPYTAIQLHPDDLPKNSKSAKDFYEHYLEEAANYVNPKTGKNEPIPLILTVYTAGNESRYTAAHWLDMDWIDNMYKKYSNLHGIFSTENYWIWTNSVEKNAAEYLRLSAKYGGYFIWSEQNEHGSIEKIFGGHNKPDQFKKAVEKYHDNFVFMFKNTPAGSGTDAASHSYMSGLWLTDYAGQWGGLMDTWKWYETGKWKLFAEGNIGKTQGNRQWLTHPEGMLAQEALPIYLNGGSVYNFEHPQYTYSVNNQSTPLFKEVIEPFFRYIIANPAPSKEQMLEKTKSVLYGNLSNYGQGQYYEGLNVDKDQTPLYTTGQFGNIPAVPSSIKREHLESKLSKYNIELIDINDNRLKDLESKKAYFNELYPEIYEGNIFAQKLKNRWFIYNYSYNKNEKQSGIFKFDNYKLEVNIEPHTSIMAEELENKLNIKLSNFRTDKSELWEAATNAEEAKNLPEFSKQQAIDWVKENYIKDTPYGVHRQSIFVVRNVNKKPSIKVNNGRDNSYEAPEIEYDEEQQQAIIKINNNGYLDFDIVY; from the coding sequence GATGAGTCTGATTTGTATAAAACATATCTATCAGATATTGATTGGGAAGAAGCAACTCACGGAGACGATCAAAGATATAATAAAGAAGTTCAAAAAAATCACCCCTTTACAAGAGGAAATGAAGATGAGGTGCCACCTCCTATTACGCTAGAAATGGAAAATGGTGAGGTTGAAAAATTTGAAAAAGGAATTGGAACGGTAGCTTCCAATCCATCAACTATCACATACGATGTTGAAGAAGTACAGGTTGAAAAATTCAAGAGTTATATTGGAATTGATGCTTCTGTTAAACGACCAGCAAAAGAAGGTTATGGGGAAGTAGAAAAAGTCGAGATAGAAGCAGATGAAAAAGTAATTTATACAACACTAGATGAGTATCCAGAAGGCATCACTACAAATACTCCAGCTATAAAAGTAGATGTAAAAATACCAGAAAATACTAAAAGAATTAGTTTAAAAGCTTATTCAGGAAAACAAACTTGGGCTGATGAAATAGTATATGCTGGAGCATACTTTTTATCGAAATCTCAGTTTAAAGATAAGAAAGATAATTCAGCTGAAGAGTTACCTGAAAAGCGGCGGAAAATTTCAAATGAAAACCCATTACTGATGATGCCATTATATGCACATGGTCCTGAATATGAAAAAGGGAATTATAAATTCTGGGGTGATGATACATTAGTAGGAAAATGGGAGTCAATATCAGACGATATAAAACCTTATACAGCAATTCAGCTACACCCAGATGATTTACCTAAAAATTCTAAGTCAGCAAAAGATTTTTATGAACATTATTTAGAAGAAGCAGCTAACTATGTAAATCCTAAGACAGGAAAAAATGAACCAATACCGTTAATTTTAACAGTTTATACAGCTGGGAATGAAAGTCGCTATACAGCAGCGCACTGGTTAGATATGGATTGGATCGATAATATGTATAAGAAGTACTCTAACCTGCACGGTATTTTTAGTACTGAAAATTATTGGATTTGGACTAATTCTGTTGAGAAGAATGCAGCTGAATATTTAAGGTTATCAGCAAAATATGGCGGATACTTTATCTGGTCTGAGCAAAATGAACATGGATCTATCGAGAAAATATTTGGAGGTCACAATAAACCAGATCAATTTAAGAAAGCAGTAGAGAAGTACCATGATAATTTTGTATTTATGTTTAAGAATACTCCTGCTGGAAGTGGGACAGATGCTGCAAGTCACAGTTACATGAGTGGTTTATGGTTAACAGATTATGCTGGACAATGGGGCGGACTCATGGATACATGGAAATGGTATGAAACAGGTAAGTGGAAATTATTTGCTGAGGGTAATATCGGAAAAACACAAGGAAACAGACAATGGTTAACACATCCTGAAGGAATGTTAGCACAAGAGGCGCTACCAATCTACCTTAATGGAGGAAGTGTCTATAACTTCGAACATCCTCAATACACCTATAGTGTCAATAATCAATCAACACCACTATTTAAGGAAGTTATTGAGCCATTCTTCCGTTATATCATAGCAAATCCTGCTCCAAGTAAAGAACAAATGTTAGAAAAGACAAAATCAGTATTGTATGGGAACTTAAGTAATTATGGACAAGGACAATATTATGAAGGGTTAAATGTTGACAAAGACCAGACACCACTTTATACAACAGGGCAATTTGGTAATATTCCGGCAGTTCCTAGTAGTATCAAGCGAGAACATCTGGAGTCAAAACTATCAAAATATAATATTGAATTAATAGATATAAATGATAATCGATTGAAAGATTTAGAATCTAAAAAAGCATACTTTAATGAATTATATCCAGAAATCTATGAAGGTAATATTTTTGCACAGAAGTTAAAGAATCGATGGTTTATTTATAATTATAGTTACAATAAAAATGAAAAACAGTCTGGAATATTCAAATTTGATAATTATAAATTAGAAGTTAATATTGAGCCACATACATCTATTATGGCAGAAGAACTAGAGAATAAATTAAATATTAAATTGAGTAACTTTAGAACTGATAAAAGTGAATTGTGGGAAGCTGCAACTAATGCAGAGGAAGCAAAAAATCTCCCAGAATTTTCTAAACAACAGGCTATAGATTGGGTGAAAGAAAATTATATTAAAGATACCCCTTATGGAGTGCATCGTCAGTCAATTTTTGTAGTTAGAAATGTTAATAAAAAGCCAAGTATTAAAGTTAACAATGGTAGAGATAATTCGTATGAGGCACCTGAAATTGAATATGATGAAGAACAGCAACAAGCAATTATTAAAATCAACAATAATGGTTATCTTGATTTTGATATAGTGTATTAA
- a CDS encoding ABC transporter substrate-binding protein — protein MKMKVLAALGISTALILGACGNGEESSGGGEQASSSQVLEFHHGYHQSAEEWPVAQVMRDLYDDFAEQHADGNIEFKATPVSGELSDVMNNRVASGEFPDIIDLAGGAVSLAAIEQDLVLDLKPYIDENNLESKVGLNYSQNEVDGSIYTVHEQLFTMGLWYNDAIFDEANASKPEEWNDWETFQQAMSDVRELDGVYAFGAGEPAIRLLNTALAETDEGRQLLSEPLTNERIESQAFTNALKTVMELVKENGSEYAGGNADEYSGDFLQEKSSVFFNGVWASGSMAENPSFRPGLYPGNVAITSSGGGITISNNLSEEQKALALEFLEYMTSDEVQEVIFKEVGANPSNEDIDIKALASEGDETAQLLGEALIQVQEADHQVQTISDAWGGDIHDALINALTESAGAADIDAKVEETKSVLLGLIN, from the coding sequence ATGAAAATGAAGGTGTTAGCAGCATTAGGAATATCAACAGCACTGATTTTAGGGGCTTGTGGAAATGGTGAAGAAAGTAGTGGCGGTGGAGAACAAGCAAGTAGTAGTCAAGTACTTGAGTTTCATCACGGTTATCACCAATCTGCGGAAGAGTGGCCTGTTGCACAAGTAATGAGAGACTTGTATGATGACTTCGCAGAGCAACATGCAGATGGAAATATAGAGTTCAAGGCTACACCGGTATCAGGAGAACTCTCAGATGTCATGAATAACCGAGTAGCAAGTGGGGAATTTCCAGATATTATTGATTTGGCTGGAGGAGCAGTATCATTGGCAGCAATCGAACAAGATCTAGTTCTGGATTTAAAACCTTATATTGATGAGAATAATTTAGAGAGTAAAGTTGGGTTGAACTATTCTCAAAATGAAGTAGATGGCAGTATTTATACTGTTCATGAACAATTATTCACGATGGGCTTATGGTATAATGATGCAATTTTTGATGAAGCCAATGCTTCGAAGCCAGAGGAATGGAATGATTGGGAGACTTTCCAACAAGCTATGTCAGATGTGAGAGAGTTGGACGGCGTGTATGCTTTCGGAGCAGGTGAGCCGGCTATCCGTCTCCTGAATACAGCACTAGCTGAAACAGATGAAGGACGTCAATTATTATCAGAGCCACTAACCAACGAAAGAATCGAATCTCAAGCATTCACCAATGCACTTAAGACAGTTATGGAATTGGTGAAAGAGAACGGGTCAGAATATGCTGGTGGAAATGCCGATGAATATTCTGGAGATTTCCTCCAAGAAAAATCAAGTGTGTTCTTCAATGGAGTCTGGGCATCTGGTAGTATGGCTGAGAATCCATCATTTAGACCTGGATTATACCCTGGAAATGTAGCAATTACTTCATCTGGGGGAGGAATTACGATTTCTAATAATTTATCAGAAGAACAGAAAGCATTAGCGCTAGAATTTTTAGAGTATATGACAAGTGATGAAGTGCAAGAAGTTATCTTTAAGGAAGTAGGAGCTAACCCATCCAATGAAGATATTGATATTAAAGCATTAGCAAGTGAAGGCGATGAAACGGCGCAATTACTTGGGGAAGCACTGATTCAAGTTCAAGAAGCTGATCACCAAGTACAGACAATCTCTGATGCATGGGGAGGCGATATTCATGATGCCTTAATCAATGCTTTAACTGAGAGTGCGGGAGCAGCAGATATTGATGCAAAAGTTGAAGAAACCAAATCTGTTCTTCTCGGATTAATTAATTAA
- a CDS encoding carbohydrate ABC transporter permease, translating into MRKKELTLKKRTSQKRRFIFLFLLPVIITFVVFYAYSMITVFISSFMKWDYTNLANPEFLGFDNLFENYRYIFTEYPFFLEALRNSLIWAGLGVLIQVPLAVTIALALSKKLKGWKFVRNIYIIPSVISTAAMGLIFLQLYNPNHGAINQIIQFFNPDFSGAILLTPGVNIIAMTCAYIFFAAPSTMMVLGQILAIPKEIHEAALMDNITGWKFDWYITLPIIKETVKTISILAATSGFLLYNEVFFLTNGAAGTKSISFVIRELAVSSSRTQYARANTVGVIQIIGGMLIILCINFLFRSRRKNKAMIMEMKGGDSE; encoded by the coding sequence ATGAGAAAAAAAGAATTAACTCTAAAAAAGAGAACAAGCCAAAAACGACGATTTATATTCCTGTTTTTATTACCGGTTATTATTACTTTTGTAGTATTTTACGCGTATTCTATGATAACGGTATTTATTTCTTCATTCATGAAGTGGGATTATACTAACTTAGCGAACCCTGAATTTTTGGGTTTTGATAATTTATTTGAGAATTATCGCTATATTTTTACAGAATATCCGTTCTTCTTAGAAGCTTTGCGTAATTCATTAATTTGGGCTGGGCTAGGTGTGTTAATACAAGTGCCATTAGCGGTAACGATAGCTCTAGCATTATCTAAAAAATTAAAAGGATGGAAATTTGTTCGAAATATCTATATTATTCCGAGCGTTATATCAACTGCTGCTATGGGATTGATTTTCTTACAATTATATAACCCAAATCATGGAGCGATTAACCAGATTATTCAATTTTTTAATCCAGATTTTTCTGGGGCTATCTTGTTAACACCAGGAGTTAATATTATAGCCATGACGTGTGCTTATATTTTCTTCGCAGCACCATCAACAATGATGGTTTTGGGGCAAATTCTGGCTATTCCAAAAGAAATACATGAAGCAGCTTTAATGGATAATATTACGGGTTGGAAGTTCGACTGGTACATTACTCTGCCAATTATTAAAGAAACAGTTAAGACTATTTCTATTCTTGCAGCAACATCAGGATTCTTACTATATAACGAAGTGTTCTTCCTAACAAATGGTGCAGCGGGAACGAAAAGTATTAGTTTTGTTATTCGAGAATTAGCTGTATCAAGTTCACGAACACAATATGCAAGAGCGAACACTGTAGGAGTTATTCAAATTATTGGAGGAATGTTAATTATTTTATGTATTAATTTTCTATTTAGATCTCGTCGTAAGAATAAGGCGATGATAATGGAGATGAAAGGTGGAGACAGTGAATGA
- a CDS encoding carbohydrate ABC transporter permease: MKTQQYSIGKTSKIIIYVYMIITVIISLFPIAFVFINSLKVDPTLNPGFALPDEVTIEGYKSVFTDLNVMQYFWNSFKVASVSVVISITMIAMCSYVIARMDFRGKKVISAMIYSTLFIPPTAMTFPVYNLVNNLGLYNTPYALIFVYSCSGIAMSFFIIKNYFAIIPKDLEEAAEIDGATYAQTFWKVMLPIARPGIVTAAVLQFMNHWNEYYWSSMLVMNQEELTVPALLGQFTTSFNTNYTGLYSAIAVIVLPPIILFAFTSKYFVEALGGGAVKG; this comes from the coding sequence ATGAAAACTCAACAATATTCAATAGGGAAAACAAGTAAAATTATTATTTATGTGTATATGATTATTACAGTTATTATTTCTTTATTCCCAATTGCATTTGTATTTATCAATTCGTTGAAGGTAGATCCAACGCTTAATCCAGGGTTTGCTTTACCAGATGAAGTGACAATTGAAGGATATAAGTCAGTGTTTACTGATTTGAATGTTATGCAGTATTTTTGGAACAGCTTTAAGGTAGCTAGTGTGTCAGTTGTTATTAGTATTACGATGATTGCGATGTGCTCATATGTGATTGCGCGGATGGACTTTAGAGGAAAAAAAGTTATCTCAGCAATGATTTACTCAACATTATTTATTCCACCTACTGCGATGACATTTCCTGTATATAATTTAGTTAATAATTTAGGGTTATACAATACACCATATGCACTGATTTTTGTATATTCTTGTAGTGGAATTGCGATGAGTTTCTTTATTATCAAGAACTATTTTGCAATTATTCCGAAAGATTTAGAAGAAGCTGCAGAAATTGATGGCGCAACTTACGCTCAAACTTTCTGGAAAGTTATGTTACCGATTGCACGTCCAGGTATTGTAACGGCTGCAGTTCTTCAGTTTATGAATCATTGGAATGAGTATTATTGGTCATCTATGTTAGTGATGAATCAAGAGGAATTAACTGTTCCAGCGCTATTAGGTCAGTTTACAACTAGCTTTAATACGAACTATACAGGGTTATATTCAGCTATTGCAGTTATTGTATTGCCACCTATTATTTTGTTCGCATTCACGAGTAAATACTTTGTAGAAGCATTAGGAGGAGGAGCTGTTAAAGGATGA
- a CDS encoding alpha-L-fucosidase gives MIKSLNSIIKRTEWFRHDRFGMFIHWGVYSIPGKGEWIRSHQEISVEDYQEYVDTFNPTKYDPKQWAKMAKEAGMKYVVMTAKHHDGYCLFDSKYTDYKSTNSPIGKDLVKEFVEAVRAEGLQVGLYFSLIDWHHDDYPKYGDMIHPMRNNEAYKDESIDFDNYLSDMHGQIEELLTQYGSLDILWFDYSYDDMTGEKWQATKIMEMVRKYQPQAITDNRLETSGSGQGSIVTDSITDYSGDFVSPEQLVPHEGIRNHAGEFVPWELCVTMNNNWAYNPTDYLYKSPKTLIRKLVECVSKNGNMLLNVGPDALGVINDESQYILREFGQWMEDHKESIYGCGYADIPKPEWGYYTRNDHIIYAHVFEDSIGPLALTGIDKDQVESVRWLHDDSEVKISNSWTTESYQDVLFVQFGEVPHFTYPLPNKIDSVLKITLKGS, from the coding sequence ATGATTAAGTCACTAAATAGCATAATAAAACGGACAGAATGGTTTAGACATGACCGCTTCGGGATGTTCATTCACTGGGGAGTATACAGTATTCCGGGCAAGGGAGAGTGGATTCGAAGCCACCAAGAGATTTCGGTAGAAGATTATCAAGAATACGTAGATACCTTCAATCCAACCAAGTATGACCCAAAACAATGGGCAAAGATGGCAAAAGAAGCTGGGATGAAATATGTTGTAATGACAGCTAAGCATCATGATGGATACTGTTTATTTGATTCAAAATATACAGATTATAAATCAACAAATTCACCTATTGGAAAAGATTTGGTAAAAGAATTTGTAGAAGCAGTTCGGGCTGAGGGCCTACAAGTAGGTTTATATTTTAGCTTAATCGATTGGCATCATGATGATTATCCAAAGTATGGTGACATGATTCACCCAATGCGCAATAATGAAGCATATAAGGATGAATCAATTGATTTTGATAATTATTTGTCAGATATGCATGGGCAGATTGAAGAACTATTAACTCAGTATGGATCGCTAGATATTCTATGGTTTGATTATTCGTATGATGATATGACGGGAGAAAAATGGCAAGCAACTAAAATTATGGAGATGGTACGAAAATATCAACCTCAAGCTATAACGGATAACCGTCTAGAGACATCAGGTAGTGGCCAAGGAAGTATTGTGACGGACTCTATTACAGATTATTCTGGAGATTTTGTGAGTCCCGAACAATTAGTACCGCATGAAGGTATCCGTAATCATGCAGGAGAATTTGTGCCGTGGGAATTATGTGTGACGATGAATAATAACTGGGCATATAATCCAACTGATTATTTGTATAAATCTCCTAAAACATTAATTCGTAAATTAGTTGAATGTGTCAGTAAGAATGGAAATATGTTGCTAAATGTTGGACCAGATGCATTAGGTGTTATCAATGATGAAAGTCAGTATATTCTTAGAGAATTTGGTCAATGGATGGAAGATCATAAAGAGTCTATTTATGGATGCGGATATGCAGATATCCCTAAACCTGAATGGGGTTACTACACACGTAATGATCATATTATTTATGCACATGTCTTCGAAGATTCGATCGGGCCTTTAGCTCTAACAGGAATTGATAAAGATCAAGTAGAGTCTGTCAGATGGTTGCATGATGATTCGGAAGTGAAAATATCGAATAGTTGGACAACAGAATCGTATCAAGATGTGTTATTTGTTCAATTTGGGGAAGTGCCCCACTTTACGTACCCATTGCCAAACAAGATTGATTCAGTTTTGAAGATTACGTTAAAGGGGTCATAG
- a CDS encoding alpha-N-acetylgalactosaminidase, protein MLEIKNKMLKRKFVLEDGQFRTVAWENQLTEQVVKQAGQDECVIYFIDGSILGTAEMKASIEKQTNGLVITFVHDWAELVVTYRAREDVLVKQVVLQASERAINYIDVERWVFTDDEDIYQLPKQADIKEMAGFSGYYVALGQPVYAKGNFMGMEFPLGENRLLDKTYVSRYYVGQEVQFPKEIWPTVIGASADKSKVGIQKEFFAYIEGIAQPSYFRKQYNSWYDHMKDIDEEIILESFDRIHEGFSAYGIDLDAYVVDDGWPDYESVWEFNEKFPNELASVKELTNSLGTGLGLWIGPRGGYGETPKIMSDWLEAHPELGIGSKNHTCDDVNVADFNYLDKMQEKMLEYQRAYDISYWKIDGWLLEPDSKDESGSHAMHTMTPVYERLVELLTVLRDERGEQDCWLNLTSYVNPSPWFLQWVNSLWIQVSQDTGFDEGSGSDLARMITYRDAQYYEFLHERAIQLPLWSLYNHEPIYAKTAHRGYLDHEMEATPDELKRYLFFNGTRGQSLWEFHYSYSMFNEAFWQANAEAVKWIDAHYETLKYSIPIGGNPAQYEIYGYSCQHPESGEHILSVRNPSEYEQSIELSNIDLNQFKPVVGEWELSVDHTIQLPAHGLIVLMKGSVEDSF, encoded by the coding sequence ATGTTAGAGATTAAGAATAAAATGTTGAAGCGCAAGTTTGTGCTGGAAGATGGACAGTTTCGTACGGTAGCTTGGGAGAACCAGTTAACAGAGCAAGTAGTGAAGCAAGCAGGACAGGATGAATGTGTAATTTATTTCATTGATGGATCAATACTTGGAACCGCTGAGATGAAAGCGTCAATTGAGAAACAGACGAATGGGTTAGTGATAACTTTTGTTCATGACTGGGCTGAATTAGTGGTGACATATCGAGCACGTGAAGATGTCTTGGTCAAACAAGTAGTCCTTCAGGCATCTGAACGGGCGATTAATTATATTGATGTGGAACGATGGGTATTCACAGATGATGAGGATATCTATCAACTACCAAAGCAAGCGGATATTAAGGAAATGGCAGGATTTAGCGGCTATTATGTTGCATTGGGTCAGCCCGTCTATGCAAAGGGGAATTTTATGGGAATGGAGTTCCCGCTTGGAGAGAATCGCTTACTGGATAAGACGTATGTGTCTCGCTATTATGTAGGGCAAGAGGTCCAGTTCCCTAAAGAGATTTGGCCAACAGTTATTGGAGCTAGTGCTGATAAAAGTAAAGTAGGCATTCAAAAGGAATTCTTTGCTTATATTGAAGGTATTGCGCAACCAAGTTACTTCCGGAAACAGTATAATTCTTGGTATGACCATATGAAGGATATAGATGAAGAGATTATTTTAGAGAGCTTTGACCGAATTCACGAAGGATTCAGTGCATATGGGATTGATTTAGATGCGTATGTAGTGGATGATGGCTGGCCAGATTATGAGAGTGTATGGGAATTTAACGAGAAGTTTCCAAATGAATTAGCTTCTGTGAAAGAGTTAACCAACAGCTTAGGGACTGGGTTAGGTTTATGGATTGGACCACGCGGAGGATATGGTGAAACACCAAAGATTATGAGTGATTGGCTGGAAGCTCATCCGGAGTTAGGAATTGGTAGTAAAAATCATACTTGTGACGATGTAAATGTGGCAGACTTTAATTATTTAGATAAGATGCAAGAGAAGATGTTAGAGTATCAACGTGCATATGATATTAGCTATTGGAAGATTGATGGTTGGTTGTTGGAGCCAGATTCGAAAGATGAGAGTGGTTCTCATGCGATGCATACGATGACACCCGTGTACGAGCGATTGGTTGAGTTGTTGACAGTTCTGCGGGATGAGCGCGGTGAGCAGGATTGTTGGTTGAATTTAACTTCATATGTGAATCCGAGTCCGTGGTTTTTGCAGTGGGTGAATAGCTTATGGATTCAAGTGTCACAGGATACTGGTTTTGATGAAGGATCAGGAAGTGATTTGGCTCGAATGATCACGTATCGTGATGCACAATATTACGAATTCTTACATGAGCGAGCTATTCAGTTACCACTTTGGTCACTATACAATCATGAGCCAATCTATGCGAAAACAGCACACCGTGGTTATTTGGATCATGAGATGGAAGCAACACCGGATGAGTTGAAGCGATATTTATTCTTCAATGGAACGCGAGGACAGTCACTTTGGGAGTTCCATTATTCCTATAGTATGTTCAATGAGGCATTCTGGCAAGCCAATGCAGAAGCAGTTAAGTGGATTGACGCACACTACGAGACGCTAAAGTACAGTATACCAATTGGAGGCAATCCAGCTCAATATGAGATTTATGGGTACAGTTGTCAGCATCCTGAGAGTGGCGAACATATTCTCTCAGTGCGCAATCCATCCGAATATGAACAATCGATAGAATTATCGAATATTGATCTCAATCAATTCAAACCAGTTGTTGGTGAGTGGGAACTATCGGTCGACCATACGATCCAACTTCCCGCACATGGATTAATTGTATTGATGAAAGGTAGCGTAGAGGATAGTTTCTAG
- a CDS encoding alpha-galactosidase, producing MSILINEQQQSFHLTNGSISYQFSVEKDTFLIHNYWGKAIQDNEGISDYPRRDRSHSTNPFNVEAREYSLNDLPQEFPTNGYGDFRETALEHRYPDGSFITQLKYDGYEVYEGKKALEGLPHTYVNKEDEAETLEIYLIDMLYDVIYTLTYTIFQNYDVITRHVRVKNNGNQSVEINKVLSMSLDFDYSQFDLIQLPGSWGRERSIVRTPITQGLHRIDSKRGTVGHEYQPFFALTDPTTTEHHGDIYGFHLVYSGEFMANIELGEFGLLRAQLGINSEHFNWELSPGETFQTPEAVLTYSSKGLNGLSQIKHRFYQNHLIRGKHQYEERPVVLNNWEGTYFNFTEEKIDEMTDEAAKLGVELFVLDDGWFGERNTDTTSLGDWFVNRDKLPGSLKTLAENIKAKGLKFGLWFEPEMISKQSQLYKQHPDWLLKAKDRKESAGRDQYILDYSQPAVRKNIVKQLKNILDNVPIDYIKWDYNRNMTEIGSQSADIRDGEVSHRVVLGLYEILEDLTSSYPNILWESCSGGGGRYDPGMLYYMPQTWTSDNTDAVSRLGIQTGTSLIFPVSSMASHVSDVPNHQLNRTTSLKIRGDVAMSGNLGYELDVTTISDEEKAIMKEQISFYKEHRSLIQYGNFYRIINFYEASCNEAAWLFVNDNQSEGLFYYFKVLDRTNPMLKRVKLVGLNPQALYRINQTDEVRYGDELMNKGIFVENKQYYDEINDQDVHGDFRSLRIKLTQVK from the coding sequence ATGTCAATACTAATCAACGAACAACAACAGAGTTTCCACTTAACAAACGGGAGTATAAGTTATCAATTTTCAGTTGAAAAGGATACATTCCTTATTCATAACTATTGGGGCAAAGCGATTCAAGATAACGAGGGGATTTCAGATTATCCAAGACGTGATCGCTCGCATAGTACAAATCCATTTAATGTGGAGGCTAGAGAATATTCATTAAATGATTTACCTCAAGAATTTCCAACAAATGGATACGGTGATTTTAGGGAGACGGCTTTAGAGCATCGTTATCCAGATGGGAGTTTTATTACACAATTGAAGTATGATGGATATGAGGTTTATGAAGGAAAGAAAGCTCTGGAAGGACTTCCACATACGTATGTGAATAAGGAAGATGAGGCAGAGACATTAGAAATATATTTAATAGATATGTTGTATGACGTAATATACACGTTAACTTACACAATCTTCCAGAACTATGACGTTATCACTCGCCATGTTAGAGTGAAAAATAATGGAAATCAATCAGTAGAAATCAATAAAGTTCTTAGTATGTCCTTAGACTTTGATTATAGTCAGTTTGATCTTATTCAATTACCAGGTTCATGGGGGCGTGAGCGAAGTATAGTGAGGACACCTATCACACAAGGACTGCACCGTATTGATTCTAAGCGAGGGACAGTTGGACACGAATATCAGCCATTTTTTGCTTTAACAGATCCAACTACAACAGAACATCATGGAGATATTTATGGGTTTCATTTAGTATACAGTGGTGAATTTATGGCCAATATTGAACTAGGTGAGTTTGGCTTATTGCGGGCTCAACTAGGAATCAATAGTGAACATTTTAATTGGGAACTATCTCCTGGTGAGACTTTCCAAACCCCTGAAGCTGTCCTAACATATTCTTCGAAGGGGCTAAATGGATTGTCACAGATTAAGCATAGATTCTATCAAAATCACTTGATTCGAGGGAAACATCAATATGAAGAGCGTCCAGTTGTCCTGAATAACTGGGAAGGAACGTACTTTAACTTTACGGAAGAGAAGATAGATGAAATGACCGATGAAGCAGCAAAATTAGGAGTTGAGTTGTTTGTATTAGATGATGGCTGGTTTGGTGAACGCAATACAGATACCACTTCCTTAGGGGATTGGTTTGTTAACAGAGACAAGCTACCTGGTTCGCTAAAGACATTAGCAGAAAATATTAAAGCTAAAGGCTTGAAATTTGGCTTATGGTTTGAACCAGAGATGATTTCTAAACAGTCTCAATTATATAAACAACACCCTGACTGGTTGCTGAAAGCGAAGGATCGAAAGGAATCAGCTGGTCGAGATCAATACATCCTAGATTATAGTCAACCTGCTGTACGCAAAAATATTGTAAAACAGCTCAAAAATATTTTGGATAACGTTCCAATAGATTATATTAAGTGGGATTATAATCGTAATATGACAGAAATTGGTTCCCAGTCAGCTGACATTCGTGATGGTGAAGTATCACACCGAGTGGTACTAGGACTGTATGAAATTTTAGAAGACTTAACAAGTTCTTATCCTAATATTTTATGGGAAAGTTGTTCTGGTGGAGGAGGACGATATGATCCGGGTATGTTATATTACATGCCACAAACTTGGACATCTGACAATACAGATGCAGTGTCTCGATTGGGAATTCAGACAGGTACAAGTCTAATTTTTCCAGTTAGTTCAATGGCTTCTCATGTTTCAGATGTACCGAATCATCAATTGAATCGAACGACATCATTGAAGATACGAGGAGATGTAGCGATGTCCGGAAACTTAGGTTACGAGCTAGATGTGACGACAATCTCTGATGAAGAAAAAGCCATTATGAAAGAGCAAATCAGTTTCTACAAGGAACATCGCTCCTTGATTCAATACGGAAACTTTTATCGTATAATTAACTTCTATGAAGCAAGTTGTAATGAAGCGGCATGGCTGTTTGTGAATGATAATCAGAGTGAGGGCTTATTCTATTACTTCAAAGTATTGGACCGTACCAATCCAATGTTAAAACGAGTAAAATTAGTAGGTCTAAATCCACAGGCATTATATCGGATTAATCAGACAGATGAAGTTCGCTATGGAGATGAACTAATGAATAAGGGGATTTTTGTAGAAAACAAGCAGTATTATGATGAGATTAATGATCAAGATGTACATGGCGATTTCAGAAGTTTAAGAATAAAATTAACACAAGTAAAATAA